Part of the Longimicrobium sp. genome is shown below.
CCAAGCCCGTGCAGCGCCCCCGGCCCACGATCTACGCCGGCGGCGAGAGCCCCGCGGCCAAGTCGCTGATCTCGTCCAAGTGCGACGCGTGGCTCACCCACGGCGACGAACCGGCGACCATCGCGAAGAAGGTGGCCGACCTGCGCTCGCGCCGCGAGGCGCTGGAGCTGCCGCCCATGTCGTTCGGCGCGGCGGGGTACGTGGTGGTCCGCTCCACGGAGGAGGAAGCGAAGCGCGAGGTGCAGCGCATAACCGACGTGCAGCAGAGCGCGCGCGGCTACGCCAACTACCAGGACTGGATCGGCAACACGCGATTGGAGCAGCGCGTGAGCCTGGAAGACTACTCCGTCTCCAACCGCGGCCTGAAGTCGGGGCTGGTGGGCACGCCCGAGCAGGTGGCCGAGCGCGTGCTGGAGTTCGAGCGCGCGGGGCTGGACCTGCTGCTGCTGCAGTTCTCACCGCAGCACGAGGAGATGGAGCGCTTCGCCGAAGAGGTGATTCCCCTGGTGCGCGGCGCCGGCGGCGGGCAGAGCCTGCAGGCCGTCGCCTGAACGGAGCGCCGGCCCATCACACGAATCCTAAGCGGCACGGGACCCCAC
Proteins encoded:
- a CDS encoding LLM class flavin-dependent oxidoreductase, which translates into the protein MRFGYWLPVFGGWLRNVEDERMEASWSYAKRLAQRSEQIGFDLTLVAELNLNDIKGMDAPSLDAWSTAAALAAVTERLEIMVAVRPTFHLPSLLAKQAANIDRISSGRLSLNVVSSWWATEAKKYGVQFDEHDDRYARTSEWLDVVDGMWKQPRFSYQGKYYSVDDAILEPKPVQRPRPTIYAGGESPAAKSLISSKCDAWLTHGDEPATIAKKVADLRSRREALELPPMSFGAAGYVVVRSTEEEAKREVQRITDVQQSARGYANYQDWIGNTRLEQRVSLEDYSVSNRGLKSGLVGTPEQVAERVLEFERAGLDLLLLQFSPQHEEMERFAEEVIPLVRGAGGGQSLQAVA